From a single Pseudobutyrivibrio xylanivorans genomic region:
- a CDS encoding flagellin, with protein sequence MRVQSNVNTAQFQKNQNHMKATEAKHNKAGKELASGKRVNTAADDAVALSISKQLMKQTSSLKVGRSNISYGIDALNIKDGAMANISDSLGDITQNTVRAMNGLYSSSDRQILQKANEESVATIKQTINQAKYNEKNLLDGSNGDMNIHTGTATTNLSDTNVSNVLADLENFDISGNPDQISTEALDKTYASLNKMRSQVGAETNGLEHSYRSNYNTEENLTAAQSRKEDADMADAVTRYKSSGVVGAAQNMAMKNQMQSQENLVNKLFEG encoded by the coding sequence ATGAGAGTTCAATCTAATGTAAACACAGCGCAATTTCAGAAGAATCAGAATCACATGAAAGCTACAGAGGCTAAGCATAATAAGGCTGGAAAAGAGCTTGCATCTGGCAAGAGAGTTAATACAGCAGCTGACGATGCAGTGGCTCTTTCAATTAGTAAACAGTTAATGAAGCAGACTTCTTCACTGAAGGTTGGCAGAAGCAACATCTCCTATGGAATCGATGCCCTTAATATTAAGGATGGTGCGATGGCAAACATTTCTGATTCTCTAGGGGACATTACACAGAATACAGTCAGAGCGATGAATGGCCTGTATTCTTCAAGTGACAGACAGATTTTGCAGAAGGCAAATGAGGAGTCTGTTGCAACAATCAAGCAGACAATTAACCAGGCGAAATACAATGAAAAGAATCTTTTGGATGGCAGCAACGGTGATATGAATATTCATACCGGAACGGCCACCACAAACCTGAGCGATACTAATGTTAGCAATGTTTTGGCAGACCTTGAGAATTTCGATATCTCAGGAAATCCAGATCAGATTTCAACAGAGGCTCTTGATAAGACCTACGCATCTTTGAATAAGATGAGAAGCCAGGTGGGTGCTGAGACAAATGGCCTTGAGCACAGCTATCGTTCAAACTACAATACAGAGGAAAATCTTACAGCTGCCCAGTCTAGAAAAGAAGATGCTGACATGGCAGATGCAGTGACAAGATATAAGAGCAGTGGAGTTGTTGGCGCAGCTCAGAACATGGCAATGAAGAATCAGATGCAGAGTCAGGAGAATCTTGTAAACAAGCTTTTTGAGGGTTAA
- a CDS encoding NAD(P)/FAD-dependent oxidoreductase, whose product MERYDIAVIGTGPAGLEAAITAKVRNKSVLLLGGKGSSDKVSKAHTIQNYLGLPNVSGEDMAKAFLDHAKSMGVEITEDKVNAVYSMGQYFAIQCHGGDYEATSVIVAAGMTAMKPFAGEMENLGRGVSYCATCDAALYKGKTAIILAYSSEDEAEASFLAERAETVYYLPQYDYNGKLENNIKVSKDVKPQAIEMIDGQAVLHTDSEDFKADGIFILREQIAPSQLVPGLQMDGNHVMVDRSMATNIKGLFACGDITGTPYQYIKAAGEGNVAALSAVSYLNQVK is encoded by the coding sequence ATGGAAAGATATGACATCGCAGTAATTGGCACAGGCCCTGCAGGCCTTGAAGCAGCCATTACAGCAAAGGTTCGAAATAAGTCAGTGCTTCTACTTGGAGGCAAGGGCTCATCAGACAAGGTTTCAAAAGCTCATACTATCCAGAACTATTTGGGCCTTCCAAATGTTTCTGGCGAGGATATGGCAAAGGCATTTTTAGACCATGCCAAGTCTATGGGCGTGGAAATTACTGAGGACAAGGTAAATGCTGTTTATTCAATGGGACAGTATTTTGCTATCCAGTGTCACGGTGGCGATTATGAAGCAACTTCAGTTATTGTAGCGGCAGGTATGACAGCTATGAAGCCATTTGCCGGTGAGATGGAAAATCTCGGCAGAGGCGTAAGCTATTGTGCAACCTGTGATGCAGCTTTGTACAAGGGAAAGACAGCGATTATTCTTGCCTATAGCAGCGAGGATGAAGCAGAGGCAAGTTTCCTTGCAGAGAGGGCTGAGACGGTCTATTACTTGCCACAATATGATTATAATGGTAAGCTTGAAAATAACATAAAGGTTTCAAAAGATGTGAAGCCACAAGCTATCGAAATGATTGATGGTCAGGCAGTTCTTCATACTGATTCAGAGGATTTCAAGGCAGATGGTATTTTCATACTGCGTGAGCAGATTGCACCATCACAGCTAGTTCCTGGACTTCAGATGGATGGAAACCACGTAATGGTAGACCGATCAATGGCTACCAACATCAAGGGATTGTTTGCATGTGGTGATATCACAGGCACCCCATATCAGTACATAAAGGCCGCAGGTGAAGGCAACGTGGCAGCACTGTCGGCAGTTTCATATTTAAACCAAGTGAAATAG
- a CDS encoding RsiV family protein — translation MKKSIVILLCAALAVGSCGCKKDDITTAITDVKESVEETVTEAISSSDEQYYLTYDNNIGYTVDTDGKEISKYTFEDFKDVFEEIGVDYEYGVSIDGMYDGIIYFHYSNYSGEKSTLNYYAIDAASKKWVIYFSAADIWSPMAFDYYKGKVYVDIRTYEDIASQEEHVFSVEPETLTFTEEASDINDILQAHKGKLIEPAKYYQCLKRTYDEAGYLVVQERYEEGEYTKYSFSKLTHEGETPFEDFQKGDNYLLGYSKNYLYLNEYDSDGLLMICYSLEDGSTHIINGENYSDGYLDYEDGIVYYQMTTEKQYGVNEYTVYRYDCRKDQNDKLYATSKIPGTGNDRFGVDGFRLFDGQIYALQFFGNEEKWARFNEYSGTFEDLGLTVQEYSSLNYGTINYYSYTEKCSACGVTVSKNYGENFVLDAKYSAHADEINKQLEYADAKNGEVVTDAYADDCEWHKDYEEQGCETNETTVSDISIINDRFLEVRMAGYWYGGGAHGMPDREEKIFDLTTGEELGISDFYSGTEEEFKTFVAGKVKEDYQKSSDKYFAENADDAYSSAYESVHIDSGNIIWYEDHAVYYFYPYDLGSYAAGFIEVELPYSEFLGTNQLKRITE, via the coding sequence GTGAAGAAATCTATAGTAATCCTTTTGTGCGCTGCACTTGCAGTTGGAAGCTGCGGCTGTAAAAAAGATGATATTACAACTGCAATCACTGATGTTAAGGAGAGTGTGGAAGAGACAGTTACTGAAGCTATAAGCTCTTCTGACGAGCAGTATTATTTAACCTACGACAATAATATCGGATATACGGTAGACACTGATGGCAAGGAAATTAGCAAGTACACCTTTGAAGATTTTAAGGATGTATTCGAGGAAATCGGTGTGGACTATGAGTATGGCGTTTCCATAGATGGAATGTATGATGGAATAATCTATTTCCATTACTCTAATTATTCTGGAGAGAAATCTACGCTTAATTACTATGCGATTGATGCAGCTTCAAAGAAATGGGTTATCTATTTTTCCGCTGCTGACATCTGGTCTCCTATGGCTTTTGATTACTACAAGGGAAAGGTCTATGTGGACATCCGTACATACGAAGATATTGCCAGTCAGGAGGAGCATGTCTTCAGTGTTGAGCCTGAAACATTGACTTTCACCGAGGAGGCTTCAGATATAAATGATATTTTGCAGGCACATAAGGGAAAGCTCATAGAGCCTGCAAAGTACTATCAGTGCTTAAAGCGTACCTATGATGAGGCTGGCTATCTTGTAGTGCAGGAAAGGTACGAAGAGGGGGAATACACGAAGTATAGTTTTAGCAAGCTTACCCATGAGGGTGAAACTCCTTTTGAAGATTTCCAAAAGGGTGATAATTATCTTTTGGGCTACAGCAAGAATTATCTTTACCTGAACGAATATGATAGTGATGGATTGCTAATGATTTGCTACAGTCTCGAGGATGGAAGTACTCATATAATCAATGGTGAGAACTACTCGGATGGGTACTTGGATTACGAGGATGGCATTGTTTATTATCAGATGACCACTGAAAAGCAGTATGGTGTAAATGAATACACTGTGTATCGATACGATTGTCGCAAAGACCAGAACGATAAGCTTTATGCCACATCAAAAATCCCAGGCACAGGTAATGACAGATTTGGTGTCGATGGATTCAGGCTATTTGATGGTCAAATTTATGCGCTGCAATTCTTTGGTAACGAAGAGAAGTGGGCTAGATTTAATGAGTACAGTGGGACTTTTGAGGATTTAGGCTTAACTGTGCAGGAATATTCTTCACTTAATTATGGAACAATAAACTATTACTCATATACTGAAAAGTGCTCAGCTTGCGGTGTGACAGTTTCAAAAAACTATGGTGAGAACTTTGTCTTAGATGCAAAATATTCTGCACATGCGGATGAAATCAATAAGCAGCTTGAATATGCAGATGCTAAAAATGGTGAGGTTGTTACAGATGCTTATGCAGATGATTGTGAGTGGCATAAGGACTACGAAGAGCAGGGCTGCGAAACAAATGAGACTACAGTTTCTGATATATCAATAATTAATGACAGATTCCTCGAGGTTCGTATGGCTGGTTATTGGTATGGCGGTGGTGCTCACGGAATGCCAGATCGTGAAGAAAAAATATTCGATTTAACCACTGGTGAGGAGCTTGGTATTTCCGACTTCTATAGCGGAACAGAGGAGGAGTTCAAGACCTTTGTTGCAGGTAAGGTAAAGGAAGATTACCAGAAGAGCTCAGATAAATACTTTGCAGAGAATGCAGATGATGCATACTCAAGTGCATACGAATCAGTACATATTGATTCTGGAAATATTATTTGGTACGAGGACCATGCGGTTTATTATTTTTATCCATATGACTTAGGCAGCTATGCAGCAGGATTTATTGAGGTAGAATTACCATACAGCGAATTCCTTGGCACAAATCAGCTTAAAAGAATTACAGAATAA
- a CDS encoding PTS sugar transporter subunit IIC, whose product MRSFLKRKNIEISVKRYLIDALGAMAQGLFCSLLIGTIINTIGTQFNIAYLTTPVATVSGIEYTVGGLAVAMSGPAMAVAIGHALQAPPLVLFSLISVGFASNALGGAGGPLAVLFVAIISAEVGKLISKETKIDILVTPLVTIGVGIALSAWWAPALGRAASSVGTLIMWATTKQPFLMGILVSVIVGIALTLPISSAAICAALSLTGLAGGAAVAGCCAQMVGFAVMSFKENKWGGLISQGIGTSMLQMPNIIKNPRIWIAPILCSAVTGPIATCIFKMEMNGAAVSSGMGTCGLVGQIGVYTGWLNDIAAGTKASITTMDWVGLVLICFIIPAVLCPIINNRLIAMGWVKRGDMKLQ is encoded by the coding sequence ATGAGAAGTTTTTTAAAAAGAAAGAACATCGAGATATCGGTGAAGCGTTATTTGATCGACGCACTGGGTGCCATGGCACAGGGACTTTTTTGTTCCCTCTTAATCGGCACAATCATTAATACAATCGGAACACAGTTTAACATCGCCTATCTAACCACGCCTGTTGCCACAGTATCAGGTATTGAATACACAGTTGGCGGTCTTGCTGTTGCAATGAGCGGTCCAGCAATGGCTGTTGCAATTGGACACGCACTTCAGGCGCCACCACTTGTTTTATTTTCACTAATAAGTGTAGGCTTTGCCTCAAATGCACTTGGCGGAGCTGGCGGCCCACTTGCAGTACTTTTCGTTGCAATCATTTCTGCTGAAGTTGGTAAGCTCATTTCAAAAGAGACCAAAATTGACATTCTTGTTACACCACTTGTAACTATCGGTGTAGGTATTGCTCTTTCAGCATGGTGGGCTCCTGCCCTTGGCCGTGCCGCAAGCTCTGTTGGCACCCTTATCATGTGGGCTACAACCAAACAGCCATTTTTGATGGGTATCCTTGTTTCAGTAATCGTAGGAATAGCTCTTACACTTCCTATTTCATCTGCAGCAATCTGCGCTGCTCTATCGCTTACAGGCCTCGCCGGCGGCGCTGCAGTAGCAGGCTGCTGTGCACAGATGGTAGGCTTTGCAGTTATGAGCTTCAAAGAAAATAAATGGGGCGGCCTCATCTCTCAGGGAATCGGAACCTCAATGCTTCAGATGCCAAACATCATCAAGAATCCACGCATTTGGATTGCGCCAATCCTTTGCTCTGCTGTCACTGGTCCTATTGCCACCTGCATTTTCAAAATGGAAATGAATGGCGCTGCCGTTTCATCAGGCATGGGAACCTGCGGTCTTGTTGGTCAAATTGGCGTTTACACTGGCTGGCTCAACGACATCGCAGCTGGCACAAAAGCATCAATCACTACAATGGATTGGGTTGGACTCGTCCTCATCTGCTTCATTATCCCAGCAGTACTTTGCCCAATCATCAATAATCGTCTCATCGCAATGGGATGGGTTAAGCGCGGCGATATGAAGCTGCAGTAA
- a CDS encoding TldD/PmbA family protein, whose translation MISDILGSKKSCFETGVQSVLRGQENRLRLAVLHQGILTTNQRSEENGVCAIVYKNGVKGFSSMAEFSEEAAEKVIKAATENANYLRKYASSEKVALPPINSQLINSKRFIIDFEQKRIIDLLKQVDDYVVAHCPKITSRTVNYREDTMEKYIYTSDACDGHVAYPRCRIAVCLKMPAKDGSTVELFELVGGFGNIEDHFKSLDKVYEKVDHIYKALCDKAEGVYAEAGYKTVILDPRVAGMIAHEAIGHTVEADLVMGGSVAGPNLGKKVASDKISIVDYAYTYQDGQTPLPVYIDDEGVPAEDAVLVDKGVLTGFMHNRETALKYGVKPQGNARGYAFSDEPLIRMRNTTVLPGQDKLEDMIASVEDGYYLIDTGNGQADLTGEFMFGITAGYEIKKGKLGRAILDTTVSGIAFDMLNTVDMVSDEVSWSPFGTCGKKQPMAVSMGGPAIKCKINIGGR comes from the coding sequence ATGATTAGCGACATTTTAGGATCAAAAAAGTCCTGTTTCGAAACAGGGGTTCAGTCTGTCCTCAGGGGGCAGGAAAACAGACTTCGCCTCGCAGTTCTTCATCAGGGAATACTGACAACAAATCAGCGCTCTGAGGAGAATGGCGTGTGCGCTATCGTTTACAAAAATGGGGTTAAAGGTTTTTCTTCAATGGCAGAGTTCAGTGAAGAGGCTGCAGAGAAGGTTATCAAGGCAGCCACTGAAAATGCTAACTATCTTAGGAAGTATGCCAGCAGTGAAAAGGTGGCACTTCCTCCTATTAATTCTCAGTTAATCAATTCTAAGAGATTCATTATTGATTTTGAGCAAAAGAGAATAATTGATTTATTAAAGCAGGTGGATGACTATGTTGTGGCACACTGTCCAAAGATTACATCAAGAACAGTGAACTACCGCGAGGACACAATGGAAAAGTACATCTATACTTCTGATGCCTGTGATGGTCATGTGGCATATCCAAGATGCAGAATTGCAGTATGTTTGAAGATGCCAGCAAAGGATGGAAGCACTGTGGAGCTATTTGAACTTGTGGGAGGCTTTGGAAATATTGAGGACCATTTCAAGTCCTTGGACAAGGTTTATGAAAAGGTCGATCATATTTACAAGGCTCTTTGCGACAAGGCTGAGGGCGTTTATGCTGAGGCTGGCTACAAGACTGTTATTCTTGACCCAAGAGTGGCAGGAATGATTGCTCACGAGGCCATTGGCCACACTGTTGAGGCTGATCTTGTTATGGGCGGTTCTGTGGCTGGTCCAAACCTTGGAAAGAAGGTTGCATCTGACAAAATCAGCATTGTAGATTACGCATATACGTATCAGGATGGACAGACACCACTTCCAGTTTATATTGATGATGAGGGTGTTCCGGCAGAGGATGCAGTGCTTGTTGACAAGGGCGTTTTGACTGGTTTTATGCACAATAGAGAGACTGCCCTTAAGTACGGTGTAAAGCCACAGGGAAATGCAAGGGGCTACGCATTTTCGGATGAACCTCTTATTAGAATGAGAAACACCACTGTCCTTCCAGGTCAGGATAAGCTGGAGGATATGATTGCTTCAGTTGAGGATGGTTATTATCTGATTGATACTGGAAACGGTCAGGCAGATCTCACTGGTGAGTTTATGTTTGGAATAACTGCTGGCTACGAAATTAAGAAGGGTAAGCTTGGAAGAGCGATTCTTGATACTACAGTTTCAGGCATTGCTTTCGATATGCTTAATACAGTTGACATGGTTTCTGATGAAGTTAGCTGGTCTCCATTTGGAACCTGCGGCAAGAAGCAGCCAATGGCTGTTTCTATGGGCGGTCCGGCAATCAAGTGCAAAATCAACATAGGAGGACGCTAA
- a CDS encoding ABC transporter ATP-binding protein, producing MTIILDHITKSYDGRKVIDDLNVEIEDGRCYAFVGPEGAGKTTALKIFMGLEQPDSGHVARMGDYKYPTLHSAYVSQAGQLNLRKNAIWNVKKAHRWASKGRAIEELKRFLLEERMDIPVSELTDVERRLVEIVRAFFVPADFIVLDEPFLGMDDALREKVLGHIMTIQGSRPLLIASRSEEGLEFARKIRM from the coding sequence ATGACTATAATACTTGATCATATTACAAAATCCTATGATGGTCGCAAGGTGATTGATGACCTGAATGTAGAAATTGAAGATGGCAGATGCTATGCATTTGTAGGACCTGAGGGCGCAGGCAAGACCACAGCGCTAAAGATTTTTATGGGTCTGGAGCAGCCTGATTCCGGGCATGTGGCACGAATGGGAGATTACAAATATCCTACGTTGCACAGTGCCTATGTTTCTCAGGCTGGACAGCTGAATTTGAGAAAGAATGCAATATGGAACGTTAAAAAGGCCCACAGATGGGCAAGCAAGGGAAGAGCAATCGAGGAATTGAAGAGATTCCTGCTAGAGGAACGAATGGACATCCCCGTTTCAGAGCTTACAGATGTTGAGCGCCGTTTGGTGGAAATCGTAAGAGCTTTTTTCGTGCCAGCTGACTTCATTGTTTTGGACGAGCCATTCCTTGGTATGGATGATGCACTTCGTGAGAAGGTGCTGGGGCACATTATGACAATTCAGGGCTCACGACCACTTTTGATTGCTTCAAGAAGCGAAGAAGGATTGGAGTTTGCCAGAAAGATTAGGATGTAA
- a CDS encoding TldD/PmbA family protein, translating into MADMNNMEKLFETSDFIKDYFEKQGDVTAQYSVSETVTREISYIDDEFSLFRTLFDSNVGVGIIVDKKPGKTSTNSLNKETIKETLDNLLETTKSGMADDCFGLAPEIEGGEFTMGVLEPDIDKLMERAKELIEAIKNEYPKILLSQVILEHIRTDAVYRNSNGTEDVTHKGSYGVSLEFAGKEGDAVSGISGSYIKIDNLDTPFIELGRIRRDLEEAEMSAKPTPVEGKFVGKIIFTPECFMSALRTFRENALSDGVLIDKSSPWADKMGSKVASDLFTFSLKPWDSRIIEHEVHTVDGFRSEDFTVIENGVLKNFCTTLYGANKTNGKVAPNSSSAYVVEPGDTALEDMIKGIEKGLIVGFISCGAPGVNGELAGVAKNAFYIENGEIKHAVTETMISFNLITVLHNIIAISKETLCSGDWVIPYIMADDITISGK; encoded by the coding sequence ATGGCAGATATGAATAATATGGAAAAGCTCTTTGAGACCAGTGATTTTATAAAGGATTATTTTGAAAAGCAGGGGGATGTTACTGCACAGTACTCGGTTTCAGAAACAGTTACACGTGAGATTTCTTATATCGATGACGAGTTTTCTCTTTTTAGAACTTTGTTTGACAGCAATGTTGGTGTAGGAATTATCGTTGATAAAAAGCCTGGCAAAACAAGCACTAATTCTTTGAACAAGGAAACAATTAAGGAGACACTGGATAATTTACTTGAGACTACAAAATCAGGTATGGCGGACGATTGCTTTGGTCTTGCTCCAGAGATTGAGGGCGGCGAATTCACTATGGGCGTCCTTGAACCAGATATTGATAAGCTGATGGAACGCGCAAAGGAGCTTATTGAAGCAATCAAAAATGAATATCCAAAGATTCTTCTTTCACAGGTAATTCTTGAGCATATAAGAACAGATGCAGTTTACAGAAATTCCAATGGCACAGAGGATGTCACCCACAAGGGTAGCTATGGCGTTAGCCTTGAATTTGCTGGCAAAGAAGGGGACGCAGTATCAGGTATCTCTGGTTCTTACATAAAAATTGATAATTTGGATACTCCATTTATCGAGCTAGGCAGAATCAGACGAGATCTTGAAGAGGCTGAGATGTCAGCAAAGCCAACTCCAGTGGAGGGCAAGTTCGTAGGAAAGATTATTTTCACACCGGAGTGCTTTATGAGTGCATTGAGAACATTTAGGGAAAATGCGCTTAGTGATGGCGTACTCATTGATAAATCAAGTCCTTGGGCTGATAAGATGGGCAGCAAGGTTGCATCAGATTTATTTACATTCTCTTTGAAGCCATGGGATTCTAGAATTATCGAACACGAGGTTCACACCGTTGATGGATTCAGAAGTGAGGATTTCACTGTTATTGAAAATGGTGTGCTCAAAAATTTTTGCACAACACTTTATGGTGCTAACAAAACAAACGGAAAGGTTGCACCAAACTCAAGCAGTGCATACGTAGTTGAGCCTGGTGATACAGCTTTAGAAGATATGATAAAAGGTATCGAAAAGGGACTAATTGTTGGCTTCATTTCCTGCGGCGCACCAGGAGTAAACGGCGAGTTGGCCGGCGTTGCAAAAAATGCATTTTACATCGAAAATGGTGAGATTAAGCATGCTGTTACCGAAACAATGATTAGCTTTAATCTTATTACTGTTTTACACAATATTATCGCTATTTCAAAGGAAACTCTTTGTAGTGGTGACTGGGTAATTCCATATATTATGGCAGATGACATTACTATTTCGGGAAAGTAG
- a CDS encoding class I SAM-dependent rRNA methyltransferase, which produces MAEAIVTLKKGEGRTIKAGGAWIFDNEIDSVMGSFENGDIVIVHDFDGYMMGRGFINTNSKIRIRMMTRKKDQLIDDDFLRMRVKAAWEYRKSVLLPVDMNCCRVIFGEADFIPGLVIDKYDDVLVVESLALGIDKLKLKIVDMLKEIMEADGYHIRGVYERSDAKVRVKEGLAPYKGFIGAEFDTNVEIVENGVHYMVDVVNGQKTGFFLDQKYNRLSIQRLCKDKRVLDCFTHMGTFALNAGLGGAAEVTGLDISDFAVAQATANAKLNGLDSTVKFRQANVLDELPKLAEAGEKFDVVILDPPAFTKSREATKNAIKGYREINMKGLKLVKDGGYLATCSCSHFMTQDLFIKVIGQAAQAAHKRLRQVEFRTQAPDHPILWAADESYYLKFLTFQVCDEK; this is translated from the coding sequence ATGGCAGAGGCAATTGTCACATTAAAAAAGGGAGAGGGTCGTACAATCAAAGCTGGCGGAGCCTGGATTTTTGATAACGAAATTGATAGTGTAATGGGCTCTTTTGAAAATGGGGACATTGTAATTGTTCATGATTTTGATGGATATATGATGGGCCGAGGCTTCATTAATACAAATTCAAAGATTAGAATTCGTATGATGACTCGTAAGAAGGATCAGCTTATTGATGATGATTTTCTTCGCATGAGAGTGAAGGCAGCGTGGGAATATCGTAAATCCGTATTGCTTCCTGTAGATATGAACTGCTGTCGAGTTATATTTGGAGAGGCTGATTTTATACCAGGACTTGTTATTGATAAGTATGACGATGTGCTTGTGGTTGAATCACTTGCACTGGGTATCGACAAGCTAAAGCTTAAGATTGTGGATATGTTAAAGGAAATCATGGAGGCTGATGGATATCACATCCGTGGTGTTTACGAGAGAAGTGATGCTAAGGTTCGCGTTAAGGAAGGACTTGCTCCTTATAAGGGCTTTATTGGCGCAGAGTTTGATACAAATGTAGAGATAGTAGAGAACGGTGTTCACTATATGGTGGATGTTGTTAACGGTCAGAAGACTGGCTTCTTCCTTGACCAGAAGTACAATCGTCTTTCTATTCAGCGCCTTTGCAAGGATAAACGAGTTCTTGATTGCTTCACTCATATGGGTACATTTGCTCTTAATGCTGGACTCGGCGGAGCAGCTGAGGTTACAGGACTTGATATTTCTGATTTTGCAGTGGCGCAGGCTACCGCAAATGCGAAGTTAAACGGTCTTGATTCTACAGTAAAATTCCGTCAGGCTAACGTACTTGATGAGCTTCCAAAGCTTGCTGAGGCAGGAGAGAAGTTTGATGTAGTTATCCTTGACCCACCTGCTTTTACAAAGTCACGTGAGGCTACAAAGAATGCTATAAAGGGCTACCGCGAGATTAATATGAAGGGCTTGAAGCTTGTGAAGGATGGAGGCTATCTTGCCACATGCTCATGCTCACACTTCATGACTCAGGATTTATTTATAAAGGTTATTGGCCAGGCCGCTCAGGCTGCCCACAAGCGCTTACGTCAGGTAGAGTTTAGAACACAGGCTCCAGATCACCCAATTCTTTGGGCTGCAGACGAGAGCTATTATCTGAAGTTTTTAACTTTCCAGGTTTGTGACGAGAAATAA
- the trxA gene encoding thioredoxin, with translation MVKKITTAEFNSMDKSGVSVLDFNATWCGPCKMLAPVLEEVSEELADQAKFYSIDTDENPDLAKEYGIMNIPAVIILKDGQKVDMNIGFVPKDNLKEFVSKNL, from the coding sequence ATGGTAAAGAAGATTACAACAGCAGAGTTTAATTCTATGGATAAGTCAGGTGTTTCAGTTCTTGATTTCAATGCTACATGGTGTGGCCCTTGCAAGATGCTTGCACCTGTTTTGGAAGAGGTTTCTGAGGAGCTTGCAGATCAGGCAAAGTTTTATAGCATTGATACTGATGAAAATCCTGATTTAGCTAAGGAATATGGTATAATGAACATACCTGCTGTCATCATTTTAAAGGATGGACAGAAGGTTGATATGAATATTGGCTTTGTTCCAAAGGATAATTTAAAGGAATTCGTATCAAAGAATCTTTAA
- a CDS encoding IS110 family transposase → MIYVGIDVAKDKHDCIIKNTVGEVVFKTFTIKNNLDGFNDLYQRIESVMEDVSKVKVGLEATGHYSYNLLGYLFDKGLPTFVINPLHTNLYRKSLSLRQTKTDKVDASTIASMLMSDVNLKSYSDTSYHNEELKSLTRYRFDKVKERAKLKTSISRLVCILFPELEKLVPTLHMNSVYSLLYEFPGAKQVASAHLTRLSNLLAEASNGHYDKDVAITFREAARASIGSTMPAKSLELKHTIKLIRELDSEINEIEEEIKAIMNTINSPILSIPGISYRMGAMIIAEIGDFDRFDSADKILAYAGLSPSTYQSGQLDNCHPRMEKRGSRYLRYALFNATIFVCHWDPTFNAYLARKRAEGKHYYVAVSHATKKLVRLIYQLEKTRQSYNKAV, encoded by the coding sequence ATGATCTATGTAGGAATTGATGTCGCTAAAGACAAACACGATTGCATTATCAAAAACACTGTTGGGGAAGTTGTTTTCAAAACATTCACCATCAAAAACAATCTTGATGGGTTCAATGATCTTTATCAGAGAATAGAATCCGTAATGGAAGATGTATCAAAAGTAAAAGTAGGACTAGAAGCCACCGGACACTATAGTTACAATCTTCTTGGATATCTCTTTGATAAAGGTTTGCCCACCTTCGTTATCAATCCGTTACATACCAATCTGTACAGAAAAAGTCTAAGCCTTAGACAGACGAAAACGGATAAAGTAGATGCCAGTACGATTGCTTCTATGCTTATGTCAGATGTGAACTTAAAGTCCTACTCTGACACATCGTACCACAACGAAGAACTCAAGTCACTAACCCGCTATCGCTTTGATAAAGTAAAAGAACGGGCAAAGCTTAAAACTTCCATATCTCGTCTGGTCTGTATTCTTTTTCCTGAATTAGAAAAGCTTGTTCCTACTCTGCATATGAATTCTGTTTATTCATTGCTATACGAATTTCCAGGTGCCAAGCAAGTAGCAAGCGCTCATCTCACAAGACTTTCAAATCTACTGGCAGAAGCTTCTAACGGCCATTACGACAAGGATGTTGCCATAACATTTCGAGAAGCAGCAAGGGCCTCTATCGGTTCAACTATGCCAGCTAAATCCCTTGAATTAAAGCACACCATCAAACTGATACGTGAGCTTGATTCCGAGATTAATGAAATCGAAGAAGAAATTAAAGCTATCATGAATACCATCAATTCTCCAATTCTTAGCATTCCTGGAATAAGCTATCGTATGGGAGCTATGATCATAGCAGAGATTGGTGATTTTGACAGATTTGATTCTGCAGATAAAATTCTGGCATATGCTGGTTTATCACCATCGACATATCAATCCGGGCAATTAGATAACTGCCATCCTCGAATGGAAAAGCGAGGCTCCAGATATCTACGATATGCTCTGTTTAACGCCACTATCTTTGTCTGCCATTGGGATCCGACGTTCAATGCTTACCTTGCCAGAAAGCGTGCTGAAGGAAAGCATTATTATGTTGCCGTATCTCATGCCACGAAGAAGCTCGTGCGACTGATATATCAGCTTGAGAAAACTCGTCAGTCATACAACAAAGCCGTTTAA